The DNA sequence TATTTTCACTGATGTCATTAACATGTTTCCTGTTCATAACTAAAAACACCAAATGGGGAAGAATGCTTTTTGTGTCCTCTTGTTACCTAGGAGATGTGACACGTGTGGCACTTAACTTCACTGCTCAAGGCAGTAGAGCCCAAGCAGCATGTGTCTTCTGTTAGTGACAACCTTTTTTGTCTAAAATAAAAAGTTAGCGCATCTATCATGTTCTTTCTGCTGGTATACAGACGTCGCTGCATATTACATATATAGTACTGCGTTTCAGTAAGCAACTGGCAGTGGTGCAGTTATGCTGGTGACTGAAAAGAAATGCATTGTGTAAATATGAATTACCTTACCTTAAATGGCAAATAGTGAGACTTCTAAAACTATCCTTCATTTAACTAATCAGACTCATTAGAAATCTATCACTAGGCAGGTGCCTCTCTTTTCATCAGTATCTCCAGTCtgcctccttttcttccccctctcccccaacaTGTCAGACATATTTTAATTATGGTAGAGTTTTTATTGCGGCTCTTTAGTTTTACTGCTCTGTGTTCGtagttttttaaatagaaaacagcAGATCCTTCAGTAATAGTTTGGCCTCTATTAAATGTTAGTTGACCCTGGCCTAGGACAGTGTGCACagacttaatttcattttttggGAAATCCGCCATGTTATAAACCTGTTGAACATagattttggaaaataatttctttgtcAAATCTAGTTCAATGTGTGATGTCTCAACTTGGAAAAAAGTGTTCCTGAGGTTATCACAGCTTATTGAAAAGGCAGTTTGGGATGGATTTGTAGCATCAGAGAAATGAGTAAATCTTCTAAGATCTCTGGCTTGAGTAGAAGTAGAAGATGGTCTGCTGCAACTCTGTAGCTCAAGTAATTGAACTTGCAGTAGTCTGAAGAGTTTTAGCTTATGTTCTCCCTAGACAGAGGCATAAGTGTTCTTCTGATAAAGTCTATTTATATccaaagaacatttatttttaggAAAGAATAGCTTATTTGTCTCTGGAAAAAGAGGAGTGtttcttcagtgattttttttttcctttttcctctctctactCCTCCCCCAGGAAAATCAGATTTAGCTCTTGTGCTTCATTATTGATGTGTGAAGTTTGGATTTGAAATCTAGTTGCTGAATGGTATTGTATTTGGCAAAAGAGTTTGTTACGCCAGCTTTTGATGTGTGAACATGTAAACGCTGTTCTGATTTGGGTGATCTTTGTGGGCAGGTCTTTTAAGACAATGTTATAAATTACTTGGGGTAATCTGATCAGTATTATGAGTATAACAAAGTTCATGAATCTTCTTTCCCAAAACAGTCTAGACTGTTAacttctcattctctttttttcttccctcctctctccatTTCATAGGTCTATTGCTTCTCTTTCTGTGGGTGAAGGGACAAGTCCAAGAGCGTGCGTTAGAACAGCTGCAGAGGAGAACAAACCTAAGAATGTGTGTGCTTCTAAGGAAACCTGGCATGGGTAAGAGAAGCTTGGGATTATCAAACTACTTCAAATGTGATTGCATTGAAATTGAGCTCTAAGTAGCCAAGTATTCTAATAACTGGGTCCCTAAATGAGGGACCCaagttttctttctaaaagagaatatttaaaatacactaCACCTCCTTTTCTGCTCACATATGACTATTCTTATATACAATTTTCTGAAGTGAAATGCTTTTCAGTTTTAGGAATAGAAGCATGATCCATGTTTCTGTAATACAAATGTGAACTGTTCTTTTTTGAATCGGACAGTCATGAATGTTTGTTTCCATAATTGTCTGGCATTGCAGAGGCTGCCTTGCAACCTCGATTAAAATACGGAATTGGTTTCTTGAGTATCTACGCAGAACTTTGAACTCAGATCTCTTACTGAATCAAAACTGTCCTTTTGCTTTGATTCACTAGTGTCATGCtcttcttttaaagttttttttttaatactgtcccACATGCTCTACACTTTTCATCCTTAAAAGCACAAGCTTTAGGCTTCACTTCTCAGATGATACTTTTCTATTTTGTACAGATGCTTGACTCCTACAATGTCAAATTCCAAGATACGGGTCTTATGCAAGTACCCTGAACTTAAAGCTCCTGCATGCAATATAAATGCACCTGAGATGTTGCCCAATGTTATCTGACGCCCAGCAGTAAGTCTTTTAGTGACTCTTCAATCACTTTTGTATCTCTACATGGCAGGTCTGTGAAGAAGCCTTCAAGAGGAGCTGTGAGAACCCAGCGTCGCAGGCGTTCCAAGTCTCCAATTCTTCATCCTCCAAAGTTTATCCATTGCAGCACAAAATCACATTCCACATGCAACCAGCTGGTACACAAAAGCCAGATTGATGCCCCAGATGACAGCACTGGATTTGGGATGCCAGCCCCAAAGGCGACTTGTGCACATGAACGATGCCATATAGCTCCTGACCTTGATCAGAAGGAAGCTGAGGTTGAGTCTTTGGGAGCTTCTGTTACAGAGCTGGTGTCAGAGAACAAATCAGAAGAGTCTCCTGCTGCCATTTCTCTGGTGTCCAAAGCAAGCCTAAAGACTACGGAGCTTTCTGACTTTCAATCTGTGTCTAAGCTAAACACAAATAAGCCATGTTCATGTGCAGATAAGGCCTGTGAGTGTAAACGATGGCAAGATATGGAAGTGTACAAATTCTCTGGCTTGCAGAACACCCTCCCGTTGGCACCTGATAGAAGAACAGTTGCTGAGGACCATTCCCAGCCTTTGCCATCAAGAACTCCCTCAAGTTCTCCACGCTCTTGCTCTGAGCAAGCCAGGGCCTTTGTGGATGATGTGACTATTGAAGATCTTTCAGGCTACATGGAATATTACTTGTATATTCCAAAGAAAATGTCTCACATGGCAGAAATGATGTACACCTGACAACATTGAGCACTAAAAACACAGAAGGGCGTGTGGTTTGAATCTGCCCTCTGTCACGTCCATGCGAGATGGAACCCACTCCCTGCTCACTGTGCTTGCAATAAAAACACTTCCTTTGCATCTCAACTAATGCTCATTATTTTAAGCAGGACAGACACTTTAGCTTAAGCATTACAGTTTAAGCTCTGAATAAGATAATGAAGTAAACATAGTGAGTTTGGTTAGAGAGTATTTCTTTATACTTAAGAGACCTAACATTTGGGaaattttgctctgttttcaaaATAGTCCTGTTTTGATTTGTTGAAAGAGAAGAGTCTCTAGATCTCTTGGTGATTAGAGCTCTTTATGTGAGAAACTGGTGTAATTCAGCTCCTTTCAAATCACTTTGACCTCAGATTGTAACACTTATGCTTCCATTTTTGGATGCTTATGCCTCTAATTTTATTCCCAAAAGGGATAATAATAAAGGACCATGTCCTTTCCCATCCTCCTTAGTATTACTGTGCTAGGCTAAGTCAGGGGACTGAATCTGCTTTTCTGGGGAAGAGGCATTGTTATTTCTTTGTGCCTAAAGAGAGGCTTTATTTATGTTTGGCTAAACAGGCACCTTCCTTCCCCTATCTTCCATGTTAAAGTAGTCAGATGCTGTTAAGTAACAAATGAAATATTTGCCTGCTAGGCTGCCTGGTCAGAAAGTATCTTGGATGATCAAAACAAGATTATTTCAATTATCTAGATCTCTGCagtgtggggctttttttttcctccctgtaagTGGAAAATGTAAAACAAGCCTAACTTTTTATTGAATGTCCAGTAGACCCTAGAGATTTGTCTGCAGCAGCAGAAATACCTTGCTTTCTTCAGTGGAATTGCTTCTCGAGTtaactaaaggaaaaaataagatgaTGGACTCTGAAGTTTGGTGTATTTTTTAAGAGGGCCAAAGACAGTATTTGCCAGCTTCAGTGGATCTTATTCTTGCACTGTTTCTTCAATTCCTTTCACCCTGCTCTGAAACACCAAGTATTACTGTTCAAATGTGAGTAGTTGCCAGCTGCAAAGTAGGGAAGTCTTGagcattgtgggtttttttcccctgttcctcCCCTTCAGCCTTTTTCTAAACCATCATCATCTTGGATGCCTTGTCCAGGTCCAAAATTTTGGAACCTTGCtttctttctgaagttttctCCAGAAATAAGCAGCTTGCTGTAGTTTATACGCATCAACACAATCTGTCTTTTATACATCCATATGTGTATAGCAAAGGAGCATGCTATCAAATGTATGATTTGTTTAGGGGGAGGTGAACTGTGTTAAGTTTGTTCACTGTTGATTGTCCCCAAACTTTCCTCCTGTGTAAAGCTCTGGAGAAGAATTTGAGACAAGCGCTTCCCAGCTAAATTCTTCAGAGTTCCTCTGTTTTTTGGCATCTCTGTGGCAGTACCTAATGTCTGTTTGATTGAAAATTTATTTACATGGGTGAAGTGGCCTTGCTAATTTGGCTGTTACTGCCAGAAGTCCTAAAGTGTCATCTACCTTTTGTGGGTTGggtcccatgtcttccttccattTCTGTGCCTTCAGATAGCTGTATTTTTGCCACCTGTATTTTGAATTCAAGGTAACTCTTTTGTGACTGCATGTGACTGGGCTGCTGAAGTGTCAAATGATCTTACTCCTCAAAGAAGTGCTCTTTACTGTTCCCGAATATCTGCAAGTAGAAGCTGCAGCACTGTTATGTGTAACACTGTAGGTGTCATTATTGGGGATGAGAATACCTTTCCATATGGCATGGCTTTTCACTGTTTCTTTGATTAGTTATCGCAGAGCATGTCAAGTGCTCAATGCCATATTCTAGAAAGAGGATTGAAATCCAGGAGATGTACTCCAAAAACAGAGTGGCAAGGTGTGGGCTGGGGTCGCCTGGGAGGGGAAGCGAGTGCTGTCGGGCCACTAGAGGTCAGCCCTGGCCCGGCTGCGGGCCAGGCCGAGATGCCGGCTGCCTCCTCCCGAGCTCTGGAAGCAGCCTGTGAATCTCTGCCAAAACGAAGAAATAAGACCAGATCTGAGTGGTGCCTTAATATGCACGAAATGTGCGTTTTCTCTAAAGTTTGATTGTTTAGACAGCGGGGTTATGGGCCCCTAAATGCAAGCATGCGCATAGCTTACTAACACTTAAACAAAGCGTTCCCTCAGTTCAAAACAGCTATGTAATTAGGAAGAGTTGCTAAGTAAATAATTACATGGTCCTGAACTTGGCGTCTTTTTAGGGTGGTTACAACATATTTGTGCTGGTAAGTCCTGGCACACCATGAAGTCTCTCTGGAGTCTCTGGATAGCTGTAACTGCTGCCTTAACACTTTCAGTTCTATTACTACAAGCAGTTTTAAGATGTTTTGGTCTACCTAGAAGCCACAAAACAAAATCCTATGGTTTTGCTTTAAGAAAATTTGAATTTCTAATGCTTGCTGATGCAGAGAACCTCAGAAGTTTGAGTAATCTGCAGGCTTAGAAATGAGGAAACAAGTGTTTGTTTCTTCTAAGTAATTCCATCTTCAGGCAGTTTTAAGATCTGATTCGCTTAGGTATCTGTTTTGGAGGGCTAGTTCTGCCAGATGGCACTTCTGAGTCTTGTCGAAGCCCCTTAAGTGGCCATTCCTTCCTTTATGTGGCTGAGTGAAAATGAGGGCTTTTCCTGTTAGTTTGATAGTGGACAGTTAACTTTTCTATGAGGCTTGGCATTACAGTACTTAAAGCGCAAATTAGCCCTTTTTACCTGACTGCACAGGATGATACACAGATACTACAGTTTATATGCTATGTACACATATTTAGCTATTCTTGTGGTTATATATAAAGTGCATTTTTCCTGTGCTGCCTCTTCGTAGAAACATTGGGAGGTTGTCCAAGTTGTAGAAGTGTATTATGTGAGTAAGAAATTTGCTGAAGTCTGACAGGCTTTGCACAAGAGCTAGATCTGAGTCTGGGAGCTCATCTCAAAGCCCTATCCCTCTGGAGAGCACCACCTGTGGGTAATGCAGTTTAACCCCAGAGCTCTTGCTGACTACCCCATACTAAGCTGCTGCAAGTGGAATGTCACCTGCTTGTAGTCTTGCTGTGATGAGGCTTGTAGGAGTTGGGCCAGGTGTGGCTGAAAGAAGGGAAGGCTTGGATTAGCCTGTTACACTGGTATTTCATTCCTTGACCTCTCCCTACCTTCTATATTTGCTGTTATGAATTGCAGTCGTAAGTGAGATGTAACAGTCCCAAGGGTAGGGTCCTACCTGTCTCTTTCCAAACACTACAACTCTGCTACCTACCATCTGCTAAACAGGACATCTTATGgagtgttttttgtttggtttgggggggagggaggagatgaTTATTCATGGATTCTTTTAACTACTATAAAGCAGCTCTTGAAATTCACTTTAAATGTAgcaaagaggggaaggagaattCACCTGACGCTAGCTAAATAGTTAAGAGGTACGCTGTAATCTGGATGAGCTCTGTGCTTTTACCCTTTGCTTTAATTCAGCGAAGTACTCTTAAAGCTCTACCTGAAGGAgcgtttttctcccttttccagccCGACGGCTCCGTGCCGCTCTGGCCTCGAGCAGGGCAGCGGCGGGAGCCCGGCTCGgcagcagggagggcagagcgggcagcAGCCTGCGAGCTCGCCGGGCCGCCCGGCTGCCGCGCTGCGCGCACCGGCGGGGCACCGCGGAGCGAGCGAGGCGCCCCCTTCCCAGGGTCTATTTTCGGCAGACGTTGACTTTCCCAGCCTCTTCTCTCCCTGGATGCCTGCCCGGAGGGGGGGCGCCCGGGTGATGTGTCTCTTTCCTCCTTCATAAAAGGGCCGCGAGGCGGAGGCCGGGCTCCGGGGGGTTATTTTTGGGAGCAGCTCCTGGGATCCGATGGCCTTGTTAGGGCAGCGCTGACCTTTCTCCCGGCGGGGGAGGAGAGCGGCGGGGCGGCgagccgggcggcgccgggcgggcagcggcggccgatcgcggccgggccgggccgggctgcgggccGCCTCCTCGGCCGGtgccggcggggccccgcggcgggcgggcggggcgggggcgcggcgccggggcaggtagcggcgcggcgcggggcggctcggctcCGTGCGGCGCGGCTCCCCCGGCGCGGTGCCCGGGGCGCtcaccgcccccggcccggcccggcccggcccgcccctcCTCCgcgctcctctcccctccctccctccctccctccaatttctccttcctcccaccccccggcccctcggccgGGCAAGGCGAGGCGCCCCGGCAGGCgcctgctgccggctcctgcGGCGATGTGGCAGCCTCTCCCTCGCCCCAAACCTTTGCCCCTGGCAGAGCTGCCCAGCTGAGCGGGGAGGGCGGAGAGAGGGCGAGCGAGAGAAGGGCCGAGGGAGAGGAGCGAGGCGGCTTCGGGGCTGTGGGGTACCATGAGCGGAGGCAGGTTCGATTTTGACGATGGAGGCGCCTATTGCGGGGGCTGGGAAGGGGGCAAAGCCCACGGGCACGGCATCTGCACCGGCCCCAAGGGCCAGGGCGAGTACTCGGGCTCCTGGAACTACGGCTTCGAAGTGGTGGGCATCTACACGTGGCCCAGCGGCAACACCTACGAAGGCTACTGGTCCCAAGGCAAGAGGCACGGCCTAGGAATCGAGACCAAAGGACGGTGGGTTTACCGAGGCGAGTGGACCCATGGCTTTAAGGGACGGTATGGCACGAGGCAGAGCATGAGCAGCGGAGCCAAGTATGAAGGTACCTGGAATAACGGGCTGCAGGATGGTTATGGCACCGAGACGTACGCCGACGGAGGTAAGGGTGACTCTGGAGGGGTCAAGAGGGTGTCTGACATCACGGTACCTGGCCTGTGGTGGCAGGGGCTGCGTGCCGTCCCCACAGAGGGGTTACCTGATCCCATCCCTGCCAGCAAGGTCTGGACAGGCACGAGGGACTGCACCCAGCCGTTCTGGTGCTGGTGCTTGAGTTGGAGAAATAGGGGTGGAACTGCCTTTTAAAAGTGTGTCCGTGCCCTCATTTCTGCAGTCTAGCTGTCCCCTGGGAGAGCACAGCATGTGCTGCTTGCGTGCTCCCAACGCGAGGGAGTAGCAGTGAGTGTTACCCCTGCCATCCCTCCCTTGAAAGCCATCCTCGAGTGTCAGGATCGATAGTAAATATCAGCAGTCTTTATTTTCTGTAGTCCACGACTCTGGATTTTCCAGTGATAGATTATTCCAGTCCATCGCTGAACTAAACCAGAAACTCCTGGCTGGTTAGCGACTGCAGCAAGCCATTAACTTTCTCATTGGCCTGTGAGTTGTGAATGTTTTCACGTTGGATATAAGCCACCTACAGCACCGTAGCGCACTGTGTCTGTGTATTAAATACCGCTCGCGTGTCGCTGAACGGATGCCTGAACATCTGCTTTGCTGAAACATTCTGGTTGAGTTTATCAAAGCCGTTTAGGATACTTAGTCACACGTCTTTCCCTAAAATAAATCCCTTAGATTACTTTGAAACTCTCAACCCCTGCTAGTACACAAATGCACGGAGTAGTCAGATATTTGTTGTACCCTCTGTAAATGCTTAGTCTAACTGTGTTTTTGCATTAGTGGCACATTTGGGGTTGGGAACATCACAAGAATCCCTGTGCTAGTAATTCTGTAGCTCTTCAATACTGTAATGTTCCAGGCTGCCATATTTAGGATAGCTAAATAAAGAGGGTGATTTGAAAGAAATACCCTTCAAAATATGTATCAGAATTGCAACTATATTTATCCAGGACATGCAATGGAGTctgtttatgaagaaaaataacagtAATGGTATATATCATCAGAATAAAAAGCATCTGAATTATAGACATTAGAAAAATGGATTAATTCAAGATACTGGCTGTCAGAGTTaggcttttttatatatatatagatttTTCTCAACAAGTTCCCTAGGTACTTGGCTAACTTTAAGCTTGGGAACATAGTCTTCAAGTTAACTCATTTTGTTTGTGCCCTTTGAGGTTGTCAGTGTAGATGCAGCCCAGAACTGATTCATCTCTCCAGCTCCTTAAATTTTAGCTTGTCTGCCATGTGGCCATTGATTTATGCCACTGGAAAGCACTCAAATTGTGCGTGTTGCACAGAGATATCAAAAGTTAAGGCTAAAACATATATGTACTTACAAAGCAGCTGTGCATTGCAAAAGCTTAACATCTTGACTTAAGACCTGTAGGTTACGTGTAAGCTGTGTCTGACTAATAATGTGTAGTGATCTGATAACTGTAAGCAACAGTTGCCTGCTGAATATCTTCTATGCAAGTAACTTTAATTCTGAAGACCTCAAAGTCTCATATACATTTTCACAGCCATTTCCTCACTGATTActaaaatgcatctttttctgaGGGTACAGTGCCACAGAATCTCAGGTTAATGTGCAGGAGAGTCTAAAGAGGCAAAACATGACATAGGAGTTGGAATTTGATTAGATCTTGTACCGAGCACTTGGAACAGAAAGAGGGGGAAACATGAGTCAAGATTTTATCCTATATGGATATATAAGATAGCATTTCTGCCAGCATAACACTTCCCAGCCCTCCCTGGGTGTTGTCCGATACTCAGGAATGTGCTGTCTACGTGATCCCTGGGGCAGTACTAAGCTGCCAGTTTAGCCCTGACCCATAAAGATGTGACCTGCCAAAGCCACTGTGGGCAGTGGGGAAGCTCAGCCACCTGAGTGCCCAACCAGACCCACCTTGTGAGGCCTGAGAAGTTCACAACACAGAGGGATCCAGCTGCCAAGCGTTTGCTCATTGCTTTCGGTGACCAGGTCCTGGCTGGTCTGTGTCTGAGCAATTCATTCAGTGTATGAACATCTCTGATGTGAAGGGAACACGTAGAAAGCTACATCTGAAGCCAAGTTTATGATTGTTGGCCAACATCAAGCATAAGGGAAAGAGGTGGAATTACCTTATTAACTTGCAGGATCTGCTCCTGTATTGTCTTCTCACCTGTGCATAGTAACCATCTGCAAGATCCAGATGTGGCCAGACTGTTAACAGGACCTGTTAGTATTTGAATCAGAGGTTGCCAAGATAAACATctggaaaccctttggaaacctGCCATCTCTCGAGTAGGGGATGTGATTCACAAGCCCCCTGGAAGCCAGCCATGCGAAAAGAGGTTGCTGGGAAGAAGGGGCTCTTGCCAGTTCACTAGAAGCTTTAGGTCACTATTGGGCCATAAGCAGATTTAATGGAGATGCAGCTGATtctcatgttttaaaatatacttaaatCGGTGCATGAGGAAACTGGCTTGCCTGTGATTTGTGTCTTGCGGCTGGCTGAGTTAAGTGTCTAAATAAAGCCCGGATCTGGAGTGAAGCTTTTCTTGTGAAATCCCATGTAGATTTTTGGTGTTTAGTAAGAAGTGAATTCACGTTATGGTTTAGCCCAGGCACTGGTTGTATCGCTCTCTTATTCTCCTCTACCAAATGCCCGTCTTCATGAAAGCTGTGGGAGGTCGATCTCTTAAAGAGCTCTCCTTCCATGAAGTTGATTGAAGTCAGGGAGGGGTTCAGAGCTCCTTGGGTATGGACAGGCAGATACAGTAACACTATGATATGTTTCCTTAGGTATCCaagctaaatatatatgtgtgtgtctgtttctATTACCAGCAAAGGGCTTGGAGCCCCTTATAGGGGCAGGATATGATATCTAAAGAAGGTGATTTGGGTTTTGGAAGGCTCTGCATGAAGGAACTCACCGCTTTACAGCATGAGTTAGAAGTAAACATCTAATTATTTGACTTCCACCTCTAAATTTTATCTCCACTAGAAGGAGGacttcatttttgtcttttgatTCGGAGTGCTTGATCCTGTCAAATCtgactgcagaaaaaaatctcactgtTAGTGCAGAATCTTACTGCTGACAAAGGATTCAGGACCAAACCTACGCTTTGCTTTACAAATAaccttttatatatacatatatgtatggtGGGGAGAACTCGCTTTCAATCAAAGCATCCTAAAACCAACTTATTATTTTTGATGCTGCAGTTTGGTTTCTagggagctgaaagaaaacagtggtgTAAATTAACCGTGTGCGGAAACAATTAGACCACTGAGCGATCACGAGACCAcgagaaaggggaaaagaaacgAGGAAGTGTGCTTAAAAGGCAAATCCGAAATGAGGCGGTGCGCAGCCACGCGGACCCTCGGGGCTCGCGGCTCTGCCCAGAGGTGAcgcagccccggcggcgccgagGCCAGCGAAAGCGCTGCGGGAAGGGGCCCGGCGGGTGCGGGAGCAGCCAGTGCTCAGAGCGCCCCTGGGCAGCGCCGGGAGCGATGGGGAAGCAGGAATGTGCTCCGAGGGGAGCCGAGACGCTGCTGGTTTGTGTCTGCACGTACGGGACCGGGCAGCGCAGACTGAGGGCTCGGGCAGGAGCTGCCGCCGGGGGCGAAAGGGAAGGGGGTTCGCCGGAGCTGAAGCAGGAAGGGCGACTGGTTTCGCTCGCTGCGCTACCCCAAGGGCAGCCGACAGGCAGCACAGCCGCTGGGGTCGGTCGCGCTCTGGCAGCCGACTTGGGGCAGCGCTCGCAGGTGCCGGGAGCTCCGGGCGCTCTCGCGGCCCACCAGGTCCGGTGCACCTTCAGCGAGGGGCTGGGAGCGGCACCACCTCCGCAGCACGTCTCCTCCAGAGATCTTCGGGTGCTTTACGAGGAAAGTGGAGTTCTCTCCATGTGACTGAGACTGGCAGAATAACTTGTCAAAGGTCACATAACACACCAGAAATGGAGCAGGGCCTCTCAAATCCCAGTTTTCTCGTCCAGCATTTGGAGTCCTACAGCCCAGGCTGCCTCCGTAGCAGTGTTACCGCAAGGCTGAATTTAACCCAGGAATTAATGCtgtgtcttttcttcctctccattttttttccctttcatttccaGCCGAAACCATCAGGCAGTATTACAGCAGTCCTTCCCCTGGTGACACTGACACCACCAGCAAGCACCAGGCTTCACTGCTCTGTCTGTCTTGCACATGGCCCTGTGCACGATTTAATGCGTCTGGCCTTTCATACTACGTTCTCCCAACACGTCTGTCATTACTGTATCAGGGCGACAGCAGATGATTGTAAGACAGCGATACTATTTGAGTTGTTTGCATTATTTACCCAGTTGTTTGTATTATTTGCATTCATAGCTAATCACACGAGAGCTCAGGCGCAGCCTGGGAAGGGGCGAGGTGACATCCGCTGTCAGCGGGCTCTCGCCGGCGGGGCTGGGTGCGCGCCGGGAGCTGAAGGATTTGTCTGTGACGCAGCCCGGCACCGTCTCCTCCTGCCCTCGAGCTACTACCAGGAGGACTGACGTGCTGCCAGGGTGAACCGGAGGGTACCACCGCCCCGTCGGCCGGGAATCGGTGCGTTGGGGAGGGAGGTCTGCGGGGACAATGTTTTAGTCATCGCTGCAGCTCGATCCTTCCCCTCCGATGAAAACGCGTAGCAAGGGTCCCCCTCCCTGCTCTGTTCAGGGGCAGACGGAGAAGACGGACCTCGTCTGCCAGCGGGTTGGATCAGGCTGTTCGAGCTCGGGCTGCCGTGGTGAGAGACGGGGCTGGCGAGGCAGCGGTGAGGCCCTGTCCCAGCTTCATCCTgaatagagggtttttttcacGTGAGAAGATGGTCCGCTTTTTTACAGCGGTTTGGGTGCAGGGCTGCATTCCTGCTGCCTGTCCCGCCTGTGAGCAGCGTGGCCGCGTCGGCTTGCAGCTCTGCGTCCTGCCTGTCCCACGTCACATCATGCCCAGGGCCTGTTTGTCACTGGGAAGGGTACGCACACCATTACAGAGAGACCGAGAGCGTCGGCCCTCCCTCGGGCCGGCCCCGGCTGCGTTTCCACAGGAGAGCGGCGGGGAGGCGAACGCCTTTCCGTGCTAGAGCGTCTCTCCCAGGCAGGGAGGGAAATGAATCACCGAGCCGGGTGGAAAGACcctgccgcagcccccgccgTCCCCACCCCGGGGCTTCGCTCCTTTGCCTTCAGCCTCCTGCCCCGGACAAAGCTGATAGTCCAGTCGCGTACAGTTTTTCATGCAAAGAAGATTATCTCATTATGCAACTCTTAAGACTAATTTCACGTCATCTTTTCTGAGCCGTTTGCAGCTCTGGAGCCGGTTCGCCTGTGCTGGCCTGCAGCCCCGGGCGTGGAGCTGAGCCCTGTCACTGCTGTCCTCGTGGCCCACCCCTCTGCTGCCTCTCTTTGCTGTTCCTACAGGCATAAAGCAAAAAGCACGTTTCAGGCACAGGGAGGTGTATTTTTGCCATGAAAATGCGCATTGTAACGctctaattttaaagaaaaatggaaagagggCAAAACTCCATGGGAGAATTTCCAAGCCAAACTTTCTAAGCCAAAATTTCTGAGCTGtactgctgggctggggcaggagagTGCTGGGGGAAGGGCGAGCGGGCTGGCTGCCGCCCCGGCCAGCCGGGCCCTCCTCAGGCAAAATCAAACTCCTGGAAAGAGCCACTCGGTCACCAAAGCAATCACTGAAGTTGGTGCAACTCTGAATcaggtagaaaaagaaaaaaagacctgcaCAGTCCTAGCTCCTGCTTGTGTATTTTAGTATCAAAACcattgatatatattttttcaaattgcAGAATGCTTTGATGCCCACAAGGCAGCtaagggtcagatgcatgcgggTGTGCTCGGAGCGTGTCCGTGATGCAGAGCGAGCTGGTACAGCCCCGTTCTGTTGAACTCGGTGCACAGGCAACTAGGAGCCTGTCTCTGCTCAAAGCTTGCGATGTAAAATCAGCCTG is a window from the Apteryx mantelli isolate bAptMan1 chromosome 18, bAptMan1.hap1, whole genome shotgun sequence genome containing:
- the LOC106500142 gene encoding oxidative stress-responsive serine-rich protein 1 produces the protein MKTEAKDGEEESLQTAFKKLRVDTAGSIASLSVGEGTSPRACVRTAAEENKPKNVCASKETWHGSVKKPSRGAVRTQRRRRSKSPILHPPKFIHCSTKSHSTCNQLVHKSQIDAPDDSTGFGMPAPKATCAHERCHIAPDLDQKEAEVESLGASVTELVSENKSEESPAAISLVSKASLKTTELSDFQSVSKLNTNKPCSCADKACECKRWQDMEVYKFSGLQNTLPLAPDRRTVAEDHSQPLPSRTPSSSPRSCSEQARAFVDDVTIEDLSGYMEYYLYIPKKMSHMAEMMYT